Proteins from a genomic interval of Microbacterium phyllosphaerae:
- the dnaJ gene encoding molecular chaperone DnaJ, producing the protein MADHYEVLGVSRDASTDEIKKAYRRLARQLHPDVNPGEDAAERFKLVTHAYDVLSDDDSRRRYDMGGGDGAAGNFGGFGGFGDIFETFFGAGQGGGRGARPRSRRERGQDALVRVTLDLGDVVFGAHRDIEVDTAVLCEMCNGSCCQEGTSPVTCDICGGSGHVQRQVRSLLGNVVTSQPCGTCEGYGTTIPYPCGTCGGQGRVRSRRTVSLDIPAGVETGLRLQLPGSGEVGKAGGPNGDLYVEVTVNPHPSFSRDGDDLLATLEVSMPDAILGTETTIQGLDGEVDLEVRSGVQSGDVLTIKGRGITPLRGTQRGDLRVGVQVVTPTKLDSAQRALIEDFAKKTKAPGPQLAQFQQGLFSKLRDRFRSH; encoded by the coding sequence GTGGCAGACCACTACGAGGTACTCGGCGTCTCTCGCGACGCCTCCACCGACGAGATCAAGAAGGCGTACCGACGCCTGGCTCGTCAGCTCCACCCGGACGTGAACCCGGGAGAAGACGCGGCCGAACGGTTCAAGCTCGTCACGCACGCGTACGACGTGCTCAGCGATGACGATTCGCGCCGTCGCTACGACATGGGCGGCGGAGACGGAGCAGCCGGGAACTTCGGCGGCTTCGGCGGTTTCGGCGACATCTTCGAGACGTTCTTCGGCGCGGGTCAGGGTGGCGGCCGAGGAGCGCGCCCGCGTTCGCGTCGTGAGCGCGGCCAAGATGCACTGGTGCGCGTGACCCTCGATCTGGGTGACGTCGTCTTCGGCGCGCACCGCGACATCGAGGTCGACACGGCGGTGCTGTGCGAGATGTGCAACGGCTCGTGCTGTCAGGAGGGCACGTCGCCGGTCACCTGCGACATCTGCGGCGGATCGGGCCACGTGCAGCGCCAGGTGCGTAGCCTGCTCGGCAACGTCGTCACCTCGCAGCCGTGCGGCACCTGCGAGGGCTACGGCACGACCATCCCCTACCCCTGCGGCACGTGCGGCGGCCAGGGCCGCGTGCGTTCGCGTCGCACGGTCTCCCTCGACATCCCGGCCGGCGTCGAGACGGGGCTGCGCCTGCAGCTCCCCGGTTCCGGCGAGGTGGGCAAGGCGGGCGGCCCGAACGGCGATCTGTACGTCGAGGTCACCGTCAACCCGCATCCGTCGTTCAGCCGCGACGGCGACGATCTGCTGGCGACGCTCGAGGTGTCGATGCCCGACGCGATCCTCGGCACCGAGACGACGATCCAGGGTCTCGACGGCGAGGTCGACCTCGAGGTCCGCTCCGGAGTGCAGTCGGGTGACGTCCTCACGATCAAGGGCCGCGGAATCACCCCGCTGCGCGGGACCCAGCGCGGAGATCTCCGGGTCGGCGTGCAGGTGGTCACACCCACGAAGCTCGATTCGGCGCAGCGTGCGCTCATCGAGGACTTCGCGAAGAAGACGAAGGCACCGGGACCCCAGCTCGCTCAGTTCCAGCAGGGACTCTTCTCGAAGCTCCGCGACCGCTTCCGCTCGCACTGA
- the hrcA gene encoding heat-inducible transcriptional repressor HrcA: MVSERGLQVLRAIVQDYVETHEPVGSRSIVDRYSFGVSAATIRNDMALLEDEELIAAPHTSSGRVPTDKGYRVFVDHLAQLRPLTVAQRTAIESFLTAPADLDDLMVRTVRVLTQLTGQVALAQYPSFARAHLTHLELVALSANRVLIVLVTDAGGVSQRMAPLPVDVDEADMVLLRVRLSALITGRAVSDAAEGLQSLLAADEHSHDVALRALASIIIDELGAFRQERLVMAGAATLARREQDFRGSIHPLLEAIEEQVTLLRLMSEMETDAHGLAASIGTENASFGLGEASIVASNYAAPSGTARVGVMGPTRMDYPSNLAAARAVARYLSRMLDEDEASR, encoded by the coding sequence ATGGTCAGTGAAAGAGGCCTCCAGGTTCTCCGCGCGATCGTGCAGGACTACGTCGAGACGCACGAGCCCGTCGGCAGCCGATCCATCGTCGACCGCTACTCGTTCGGGGTCTCGGCTGCGACGATCCGCAACGACATGGCTCTGCTCGAGGACGAAGAGCTGATCGCTGCCCCGCACACGTCTTCGGGCCGGGTCCCGACCGACAAGGGCTACCGCGTCTTCGTCGACCACCTCGCGCAGTTGCGTCCTCTCACGGTCGCGCAGCGCACCGCGATCGAGTCGTTCCTCACGGCGCCGGCCGACCTCGACGACCTGATGGTGCGCACGGTCCGCGTGCTCACTCAGCTCACCGGGCAGGTCGCGCTCGCGCAATACCCGTCGTTCGCGCGCGCGCACCTCACTCACCTCGAACTCGTCGCGCTCTCCGCGAACCGGGTTCTCATCGTGCTCGTCACCGACGCGGGCGGTGTCTCGCAGCGCATGGCGCCGCTGCCGGTCGACGTCGACGAGGCCGACATGGTGCTGCTTCGCGTGCGCCTGTCGGCATTGATCACCGGGAGAGCGGTGAGCGACGCGGCCGAAGGACTGCAGAGCCTGCTCGCCGCCGATGAGCACTCGCATGACGTGGCGCTCCGCGCACTCGCGAGCATCATCATCGACGAACTCGGGGCGTTCCGCCAGGAGCGCCTGGTGATGGCGGGTGCCGCGACCCTCGCCCGACGCGAGCAGGACTTCCGGGGCAGCATCCATCCTCTGCTCGAGGCGATCGAGGAGCAGGTGACTCTGCTGCGCCTGATGAGCGAGATGGAGACCGACGCACATGGCCTCGCGGCCAGCATCGGCACGGAGAACGCGTCGTTCGGCCTCGGTGAGGCGTCGATCGTGGCGAGCAACTACGCCGCGCCCAGCGGCACGGCGCGAGTCGGCGTGATGGGGCCGACGCGCATGGACTATCCGAGCAACCTCGCGGCGGCGCGGGCTGTCGCCCGCTATCTCTCGCGGATGCTCGACGAAGACGAGGCGTCCCGCTGA
- a CDS encoding carboxylesterase/lipase family protein: MSVAPQVTVSTGIVRGEAVGGVHRYLGIPYAAAPFGPNRFRAPQSAPAWEGVRDAVSFGPTAPQHPYPGAIGDLLGSVEIPGDEILSVNVWAPDDADGAPVVLWIHGGALERGTAALPLYDGSGFARAGIVFASINYRLGSEGFSVLTGAPRNLGLQDAAAGLAWVHEEITSFGGDPSQITVMGESAGGAIVAGLLAVDSSRELIARAIIESGPLEAQTAKKAGRVTAQLAKRLGIRADRASFLGASPAKLLHARRRQSSGSSPLGGAPGFQFAVDAESLPRSPHEVLADTDTPLLIGSNTDEYRLWFPPAALAGISEAKLLLARLALRIPRAAVAAYRSTFPGASTGEIFGQLATDIMLRAPLTRLARARTAPTYVYEFAWQSTVRDLRAAHALELGFVFDRLGDPEAQRLAGQDAPQRLADEMHRAWISFIKTGDPGWPVFGTERITRLFDTESSTVTQRRTDALDMLP, translated from the coding sequence ATGAGTGTCGCACCGCAGGTCACCGTGTCCACCGGAATCGTGCGCGGCGAGGCTGTCGGCGGGGTGCACCGATACCTCGGAATCCCGTACGCCGCCGCCCCGTTCGGGCCCAACCGCTTCCGGGCTCCTCAGTCGGCTCCCGCGTGGGAAGGCGTTCGCGACGCCGTGAGTTTCGGACCGACGGCTCCTCAGCATCCGTACCCCGGCGCCATCGGCGATCTGCTCGGTTCGGTCGAGATCCCCGGAGACGAGATCCTTTCGGTCAACGTCTGGGCTCCGGACGACGCCGACGGTGCACCGGTCGTCCTCTGGATCCACGGTGGCGCACTCGAGCGAGGCACCGCCGCGCTCCCCCTGTACGACGGATCGGGGTTCGCTCGGGCGGGCATCGTGTTCGCCTCGATCAACTACCGCCTGGGATCCGAGGGCTTCTCGGTGCTCACGGGGGCTCCCCGGAATCTGGGACTCCAGGATGCCGCCGCGGGACTCGCCTGGGTGCACGAGGAGATCACGTCATTCGGCGGCGATCCCTCGCAGATCACCGTGATGGGCGAATCCGCCGGCGGCGCCATCGTCGCCGGTCTGCTCGCCGTCGACTCGTCGCGAGAGCTCATCGCGCGGGCGATCATCGAATCCGGACCACTCGAGGCGCAGACCGCGAAGAAGGCCGGGCGCGTCACGGCGCAGCTCGCGAAGCGGCTCGGGATCAGGGCCGACCGCGCGAGCTTCCTCGGGGCATCTCCCGCGAAGCTGCTGCATGCGCGACGGCGGCAGTCCTCCGGCTCGTCTCCGCTGGGTGGGGCGCCCGGATTCCAGTTCGCCGTGGACGCCGAGTCGCTGCCTCGCTCGCCCCACGAGGTGCTCGCCGACACGGACACGCCCCTGCTCATCGGAAGCAACACCGATGAATACCGACTCTGGTTTCCCCCGGCTGCGCTGGCGGGAATCAGCGAGGCGAAGCTGCTGCTCGCGCGGCTCGCCCTGCGGATCCCCCGGGCCGCCGTCGCGGCCTATCGATCGACCTTCCCCGGTGCCTCCACCGGCGAGATCTTCGGCCAGCTCGCCACGGACATCATGCTGCGCGCGCCGCTGACTCGACTGGCCAGGGCGCGCACAGCGCCGACGTACGTCTACGAGTTCGCCTGGCAGAGCACTGTCCGCGACCTGCGTGCGGCGCACGCCCTGGAGCTCGGCTTCGTGTTCGATCGCCTCGGCGATCCTGAGGCTCAGCGGCTCGCCGGACAGGATGCTCCGCAGAGACTCGCGGACGAGATGCACAGAGCATGGATCTCGTTCATCAAGACCGGCGACCCCGGGTGGCCGGTCTTCGGCACGGAGAGGATCACACGCCTGTTCGACACCGAGAGCTCCACCGTCACGCAGCGCCGGACGGACGCACTCGACATGCTGCCCTAG
- the hemW gene encoding radical SAM family heme chaperone HemW, producing MAGPLPLGDPAPADGRLPSDLAIDPAVPFSAYLHVPFCRVRCGYCDFNTYTSGELRGAKQEDYASTLITEIDLAKRVLADAGALRPMDTVFFGGGTPTLLPAGDLARMLGAATDAFGLVAGAEVTVEANPDTVTPAVARTLADAGVTRLSIGMQSAVPHVLAALDRTHRPENVTTAVAAAKDAGLAVSVDLIYGAPGESLGDWEASLDAALALESDHISAYALIIEDGTKLARQIRRGEVPTPDDDLQADMYELADARLAAAGFDWYEISNWSRTVEQRSRHNLAYWRGSDWWGFGPGAHSHVAGLRWWNVKHPAAYAQRLAAEESPAAGTERPDAESRTLERVLLLSRIREGIAVADLQQDKRARVAGLIADGLVDPAAAVRGRVQLTLRGRLLADAVVRELTD from the coding sequence ATGGCCGGTCCCCTTCCCCTGGGCGATCCGGCACCGGCAGACGGACGCCTTCCGTCCGATCTCGCGATCGACCCGGCTGTGCCGTTCTCGGCCTATCTGCACGTCCCCTTCTGCCGGGTGCGCTGCGGCTACTGCGATTTCAACACCTACACGTCCGGCGAGCTTCGCGGCGCGAAGCAGGAGGACTACGCCTCGACCCTGATCACCGAGATCGACCTGGCGAAGCGCGTTCTCGCGGATGCGGGCGCGCTGCGACCGATGGACACCGTGTTCTTCGGCGGAGGCACCCCGACGCTGCTCCCTGCGGGGGACCTCGCTCGGATGCTCGGGGCCGCGACCGACGCGTTCGGCCTGGTGGCCGGCGCCGAGGTCACGGTCGAGGCCAACCCCGACACCGTGACGCCCGCGGTCGCCCGCACACTCGCGGACGCCGGTGTGACCCGACTGTCGATCGGCATGCAGTCGGCGGTGCCGCACGTGCTTGCGGCGCTGGATCGCACCCATCGCCCCGAGAACGTGACGACGGCGGTCGCCGCAGCGAAGGACGCAGGCCTCGCCGTGAGCGTCGACCTCATCTACGGCGCCCCCGGTGAGTCGCTCGGCGATTGGGAGGCATCGCTCGATGCGGCGCTCGCACTCGAGTCGGACCACATCTCGGCGTACGCGCTGATCATCGAGGACGGCACGAAGCTCGCGCGGCAGATCCGCCGTGGCGAGGTGCCGACGCCGGACGACGACCTGCAGGCAGACATGTACGAGCTCGCCGATGCGCGTCTCGCAGCGGCGGGCTTCGACTGGTACGAAATCAGCAACTGGTCGCGCACTGTGGAACAGCGCTCGCGACACAACCTCGCGTACTGGCGGGGGAGTGACTGGTGGGGCTTCGGCCCCGGCGCGCACAGCCACGTCGCAGGGCTCCGGTGGTGGAACGTGAAGCACCCGGCCGCCTACGCGCAGCGTCTCGCCGCCGAGGAGTCGCCGGCCGCCGGAACCGAGCGTCCCGATGCGGAATCGAGGACTCTCGAGCGGGTCCTGCTGCTGAGCCGCATCCGCGAGGGGATCGCGGTCGCCGACCTGCAACAGGACAAGCGCGCGCGTGTCGCCGGCCTGATCGCGGACGGCCTCGTCGACCCCGCCGCCGCGGTGCGCGGGCGCGTGCAGCTCACGCTTCGTGGACGCCTGCTCGCCGACGCGGTGGTGCGCGAGCTCACGGACTGA
- a CDS encoding DUF1990 family protein — translation MRRGTFRDDTVDYAAVGATHAPDLMQYPPERSIPAENSWRIGSGIERFQSAGESLLTWTAQRASGLTVEDVRPAPGPAYAGVSFDAEGTPIAPSKNDVEQRFDAEGTPFAGPGMTLRLHGRVSGMRADAELRVISVTEEKRRIGFVLGTVGGSVVRGEESFDIDWREDNDEVWFSVRAFDAPNSLLYRFVPALVKRRRRELFARYLRAISPLYATPV, via the coding sequence ATGCGGCGCGGGACTTTCCGAGACGACACGGTGGACTATGCGGCCGTGGGTGCGACCCACGCGCCCGATCTGATGCAGTACCCGCCGGAGCGCAGCATCCCGGCGGAGAACTCCTGGCGGATCGGCAGCGGCATCGAACGCTTCCAATCCGCCGGTGAATCGCTCCTGACCTGGACGGCGCAACGCGCCTCGGGTCTGACAGTCGAGGATGTCCGCCCGGCACCGGGCCCCGCGTACGCCGGCGTGAGCTTCGATGCGGAGGGCACGCCCATCGCCCCGAGCAAGAACGACGTCGAGCAGCGTTTCGACGCCGAGGGCACGCCCTTCGCAGGACCGGGGATGACCCTGCGCTTGCACGGGCGTGTGAGCGGGATGCGCGCGGATGCCGAACTTCGTGTGATCTCGGTGACCGAGGAGAAGCGCCGCATCGGTTTCGTGCTCGGCACCGTCGGCGGCTCCGTCGTGCGCGGTGAGGAATCCTTCGACATCGACTGGCGTGAGGACAACGACGAGGTGTGGTTCTCGGTGCGCGCCTTCGATGCGCCGAACTCCCTGCTGTACCGCTTCGTCCCCGCGCTCGTGAAGCGCCGTCGCCGGGAGCTGTTCGCACGCTACCTGCGCGCGATCTCGCCGCTCTACGCGACTCCGGTCTGA